The Ziziphus jujuba cultivar Dongzao chromosome 12, ASM3175591v1 sequence agttaaaataaaattcatcctTGGTAGAGTGCTTTTCCATAAGACATGATTTTATAAACTGTTAAGATACTTCTAACATTCTATTTTATATGCTTTCATCAGAATAATATTTCTCGGGAAGCACAAACTATGATCCTGGTTGACCACCCTAATGTACTGAAATCGCACTGTTCCTTCGTTAGCGATCATAATTTGTGGGTTGTGATGCCATATATGGCCGGGGGATCTTGTCTTCACATATTGAAGGCTGCATACCCAGAAGGTTTTGAGGAGGTAGTTATAGCCACTGTATTGCGTGAGGTGTTGAAAGGTTTAGAGTATCTTCATCATCATGGCCACATACATCGGGATGTCAAAGTATGTACACTGCCCTTCATTGATACTTTATTACATTCCAAATAGTTCATATGAAAATCATGAATTGTTAGCTTCCTGTAGTCTGCTGCATCACATACCTAGTTTACTAAAAGCCATGAGTCAGAAATAAGAGTCTTCTATTTTAAAAACAGTTATAATACTTCTAGAAAGATGGTGAGACTTATCATACTTCtagaaagatggtgaactatgccaaCTGGTTGGATGAAAAATGATGCACTCTTGGTATTCCTACCAGAAATATTTACTTGCACATGAAATTGTGGTTACTTAAGTCTGTCATACTATTTTATCCACGTATTGCTTTTGTCTAATCTTTAGTTTTGATCTTGAATGGGTTTGGTAGATTTTTATACTTATTGGACATATTCATATAACTTTTTCTAACATCTGATAAGGGGGGATATGGAGAATGACCCCTTATAGTTGTGATTTTAAGTATGCTATTTGATTTCTCTGACAGCCCTTTTTCTAGCATTGTAGCTTAAGTTTTAGTGGTGCTGCAACTTGTTTTGATGCAATGGTCAAAAAGATCAAATTAATGCTTATCTATGAAATAACCAAGAAACTATGTATTTTGAGGCTGAAAAATTGTGCCAAGAAACTATGTATTTTTGAGGTCGAAAACTTATGCACATTCCAAAGATATGACTTCTACTTTTGCGATTGCAGATTACTATTTACTAGAATTCCTGAAAAGTACATAATTAGATTTCTATAGCtcctaataaataataatatatcatgGAACCTTTGGTCCTTGCTCACTATTATGCTACACATGACTCTTATAGGCTGGGAATATTCTCATGGATTCACGTGGTGCAGTAAAGCTGGGAGATTTTGGTGTCTCTGCTTGCCTTTTTGATTCAGGGGATAGGCAACGAATGAGAAATACATTTGTGGGGACACCTTGCTGGTTTGTTTTGTATTCTTTATgcttgagaaaaataaaatctttcctTGTTCAAGATATTAATCTATTATAATTCAGTTGAATCATATAGGGCGTTAATTCATTAACCTTAGCTGAACTTACTAGATGAAGAAAGGTATATATCATTTAAAACTcattgataaaattataatgctaaaatttaCATATAGATGAAAAGGATTAATTAGATTAGTTAATTCATCTACAAACACCACAACACAAGAATTGACTTTCTTATATTGTTTATTGACCTGCATATACTGTTTCTTAGTGAATTGTTATATAATTAAGAATTTGAGATCTTTTCTTTGTAGGATGGCACCTGAGGTTATGGAGCAACTACATGGTTATGACTTCAAGTTAGTCcttcaatttcttaaaattgttaatcgacatttttcatatttgtatatgtttGACTGTTGAATGTTTGATTGACAACTTTCATGCAGGGCTGATATCTGGTCTTTTGGTATAACAGCACTGGAGCTTGCTCATGGTCATGCGCCTTTCTCAAAGTATCCTCCAATGAAggtgaaaatattatttgatatggaAAACTCTATAAGCATTTCTGTAACATTAggttattaaattcaaataaaattaaattttgctaGGTACTTCTTATGACATTGCAAAATGCACCTCCTGGCCTTGATTATGAAAGTGATAGGAAGTTCTCTAAGGTATGCTCTCAATAATTACTTCAAGAGCAGGCCTGGACTGCTAGCCATTTAGAGTGGAAATTTAGATTGTAGTTACGCTACAGAAATTTACAATTTGGTCTTTCTTCTTCCTGTTCAGTCTTTTAAGCAGATGATTGCAAGTTGCTTGGTTAAGGATCCTTCAAAACGGCCTACTGCAAAGAAGTTGCTAAAACATTCATTCTTCAAACAAGCTCGGTCAAATGATTATATTGCAAGGACACTTTTGGAGGGGCTTCCTGCTCTTGGTGATCGTATCAAGGCATTGAAGGTTAGGTTAATATTGTTGCTTACTCTTGTTCCTTTTAATCATTTAGTCATATGTAGTATATACTTACATTTcttgattctttatttttttccatttccatttacattttcttttcatttacaGAGAAAGGAAGAAGATATGCTTGCACAGAAGAAGATGCCAGATGGGCAGAAGGAAGAGCTATCACAGGTAGGCACTATCCATCTTTAGTCAATgtgtaattttgtattttcattttggtttagTTATGTCATTTTGTATGGGTTTTGCTTTGTTGGGATTATGAATTGTAATTCAGTTTAACTCATTTAAACATGGTTTAAGCACTTGCACTATCATGAACTGATTGGTTGAAGTTTCATAAATCATTTCTAATTTTTCACTCAGTTTAGTTTCTAAATTGAAATGAAATAGATCATGgctattttcatttaaaaaagaatCATGAATAACTTCTATATCagtattttaaataattctGAAGAGGCACTTATCAAAAATAGTTCTCGAAGAGGCATGTGCTGCAAGAAAGTAGGGAAAGGATGACAATATTTAGAAGAGGTGCACATAAGGTTGCTATTTACATTGATTTGGTGCCATCGTCTTGGTCATTCAAAGCTTAATCCTGAGGTTCCAATTCTCACTTTCATTACCTTCACAATCTCTTTCTAATCTTGCTCATCATAAGTAATTTTAAAGGTTTTGGGGTAGCAAATTAGGGCACACTTTTGGAGTTGTTGCCTTTGTTACGGACAGTTTTGTTGGAAAGGCATAGGTGGACTTTGAAGACAAGAGTTAGGATGTGAGAACTTTATTCGATTTTTATCAAGTTTTGGCTTCTTTATGGCATTACATTGTAAGAGTTTGAGGCAAGTCAGTGTCTCTGATTTTTTGAGTTGGAAGGATGCACTcaaattatttagtttatttttatttttattttttttactgttttctGGGATCCTCATCCTTTTGtttataatgtaatttttttttttttttttgttaataaagcaaaattttctgttaaaaaaaGCATCCACGGCAATAGATGAAAGTGTTTAATTGTTCCTGTTAAGCCAATAGATGGTGTTTAATTGTTCCTGTTAAATATAACGGTTTGGTAATTGTTATATGTAATTGAATCCACTTTCTATAAGTttaggcatttttttttttttccccccttttggGTCATAAATAAGTTTAAGATTTGGGACTGTTGGTAACCCTTTTtcctgaaaaaaaagaaaaaagaaaaaaaaagagaataaataaatggaattatataatattgaaacagAATGAATTACAGAATGTTAATAGAACCATAAGGATGGGAAATcctcaaaaatagaaaaatgctATATTAAAAACCCAatctataattaaaaaacattatttattatttttatactgtTAGGTAGCTGCTTTACTCTGGTTTACATTGTTCAGAGAAGCAAGAGTGTGTTGGGCATATTATAGATCTTGTCATTTCTTATTGATTGATTTCTTTATGAGTATtggtaggaaaaataaaatggaagatTTTGGGAGATGTGAGGTTATTTCCACTTTCATTTCTTTCTAAACTTATGAAACTGACAAGTATTTGGCTTCTCTTTGGTACTTTCTTTTTGAAGTTTAAGATTATCCATTTCCTGTGCTAAATTTAATTTGGTGGAGATCCAGTTTTGCAATATAGTttcttgtattttgttttgtgttgttTTTGATCTATTGAGGATTTCTATCCTCTTAAGACTATGAACAAACTGTTGTGGTTTcttaaaactcaaataaaatgttaaatcaCAAAACTCCTTTATTAATATTGCTCATTATGAAGCCTAAAAGTTAAAATGATTCTGTAGAAAACCAAGCTTTTGAACCTAAAATGATTTATAGTAATAGTGGGTACTGATGccaatatttgtaaaatatggaagaaaaaacaaacagaaaTGAGGAGAATGGAGTTCCAATAGTTAATTTAAAACtatcttccaaaaaattttccATAGATGTTTCCAATATTTTAACTGATGTATTTATAAGTATCTGGAATGTCTATCTTTTccagctatttttttttttactgatatTATGGATATATCTTTTTCCTCTGTCTCCAAGTAGACAAACTTCAGTTTCTGATATcttgatgtgtatatatatattttctatatcatTGTAAATAATCTTAATTCGTTATGTTCTTATTCCTAATGTGTTTTATCTCCATTTTGATTGTTTTAACCGTGGACTACTCTTCAGATAAAATGATATGTTGGCTgcggtttattgttttgtttcaaTATTTTCTAGTGCTTTTGTTTCATGTTCCTTTCATCTTGCATTAGACTCATAATTAAAGTAGAATTATGCTGTCACTGGggaaataatatttgtaaaatatggaagaaaaaacaaacagaTATGAGGAGAATGGAGTTCCGATAGTTAATTTAAAACTATCTTCCAGAAAATTTTCCATAGATGTTTCCAGTATTTTAACTGATGTATTTATAAGTATCTGGAATGTCTATCTTTTccagctatttttttttttttttactgatatTATGGATATATCTTTTTCCTCTGTCTCCAAGTAGACAAACTTCAGTTTCAGATATcttgatgtgtatatatatattttctatatcatTGTAAATAATCTTAATTCGTCATGTTCTTATTCCTAATGTGTTTTATCTCCATTTTGATTGTTTTAACCGTGGACTACTCTtcaaataaaatgatatgttgGTTgcggtttattgttttgtttcaaTATTTTCTAGTGCTTTTGTTTCGTGTTCCTTTCATCTTGCATTAGACTCATAATTAAAGTAGAATTATGCTGTCACTGGGGAAATCATATTATTCAACAAATGAATATACTGCACATGGACCCTATTGGGTTAGTTTAACATGATCGTAGGATTTGTATGAGTCAATGGTGTTTGCTTATGTACTTcctttttaatatgatttagaACGAATACAAACGGGGAATCAGCGGTTGGAATTTCAATCTTGAAGATGTAAAGGCTCAAGCTTCCCTGGTACAACAACTATTCCTCAAGTTTGTTGGCTGATAAAATTTGATTTCAAAACTTCAATGATCATATTGATATGTTTCCTTGTCACCAGATACAGGATGTTGATGACCCTATAGGTTATAATAGTAATATTGGGAGCTCAAATTCCTTGTCTTCTCTTGATGTGCATGAAAAGCAATCAATGTGCCAGAACTTTTCTCAAGTTGCAGACTTGGTATTTCATtgcttctttatttgttttatttggctGGATTGGTCAAGACTACCTTTCATGGTTTACATACTTGATGCATTTCATAGATACGACGATTATATGTATGAACTTGATGCATTTCATACATATGACAATCATATGTATGTACATTTTGATGTTTCTCCATCACCCATGATCTGATTTTTTGGCAGGAGCATAATTATGTGCCTCAGGACCAACCAGCTCCTGTCCAATTAGTTGATTCGACTTTTTATGATGCCAAGTATGTCTATCTGAAATACATATCCTCTAACAAATGTTGTATTTCGTTTGTTGTCTTGATTAATACACATTCCACATAAACCATTCACTTCAATTTTTGTTCACATTTAAATAGGATATTACATTGTTATGGGCCTTTTTGGCTAGTTTCAATATATTGGAAAACTTCCAAAAACAGAAACGTTTAGTGTGAGGATACATATTAGGCCATAGCCTTTACCCATGCACAATTCCATGTAACACAGATCATGATATCCAATAATATGTAAATTCTATAAACTAAAGGTCTCATGCATAGACAAGCTTTAATGCTCGTTCTTTTGTACCAAACCTTAGAAACTATTACCCAGGATGAGTCCTGGTTAAGTCCTAATTAAAATAATGCCGTTATTTACCAGAATTTCTATGCTATTACCTAACAGAATTGTAATGCCTTTATTTACCAGAAGTAGGTGTTACAAATCCGATGATGAATATAGCGTAGCTAGTTCAAGCCATGAGCAGCTCATTTCACAAAATTCTTCACCCTGTAATGATGAGCATGTTGAAACAAATCCAGATGAAAAGCCTGATTCGGAGAACAATGGAAAATTTTTGGAGGCCATGGCTGTGCATTCCCAGCAACGAAGGGAATGTTCTGTGGGCAGCAGCACTTCAACAGAAGCAAATCAACcaaataaaggagaaaggtttGTTGTTAAATCACAAAAtgttatgatttattttattttattttattctattttattattttgtttcaattggAAAGATTAacttgttttattttgtgaatACCATCTAATATCAAATACCTAGAAGTATTATATGTTGTCCATTGTCTATTTTAGATGCTGCCatcaaatttaacatatatattattttagtttttggattaaaaaaaaaaaaaaaaaaaactacatatgcattagtttttattcatatctGTAACTGTTGGTTCTGCATAGGATCTACTTATCATTCAAAGTATATGTGTCTaactgaacttttttttttttttttttttccccttcttctttCCTCTTGGTGTGACTGTTATTTTGTTGTGTGTGTGATGAACTAGATGTCGTCTTGTCCTTCTACAAAAAAATAGCTTCCTACATATTAGGAAGtgtcttttgtttttatatatatctgcCAGTGAGGAGCCTTGACTGTGATAATTACTATTTCATTTTTACCATGAGATATAATTTGCTAAAATTTCACATTATTAAATGGAATGTACAGTGATAAGTTGCAAGGTCAACCCCAGACTATTTCAAATTGTCATGCAGCAGCAGTTTCACAGCCAGTAGAAGATGTTCTTTCTGAAGTTTCTTCTAGAGTATCTAAAGCAACAGGCATGTGCTGGATTTTATGCATTTCTGGAATGTTGTCTACCTACATAGGAGAACAATTCTTTTGCTGGGTTAACTTATCAGATGATCGATAATAAGCATTTTTCTCATGGATCTTTCAACATAATCTTTGCcttctaatttgattaattcaTTTATGCTGCAGCAAGCAGTGATGAAATTGATGAGAAAGCAAAAGCACCCGTTGTTCAGCAGAAAGGACGTTTCAAAGTCACATCTGAGAATGTTGACATAGAAAAGGTGACGTAGACCTGTCCTAAACTTGCTCTTATTCTCTTATGAGGACTACagtgaattttaaatttacttttCAGGTGGTCCCTGCTCCTATATTGCAAAAGAGTCACAGCATGCAGGTTTGTAGCTTTGAGGTTATCATATTTGCCATAATAGTTTATAGCTTTGCAGCTTCACTAATAAGTAAATAGAAATGTTACTCTATTTGTCAAGAAAAGAAAGTTCTTTTTCGAATTAAAggttttggactgtttgcatatgttataattttttcctGCTTTTGAGGGAAAAAAGTTTTCTATATCTATGGAGTTGAGGGGTATTATGTTTATTAGACGGAAAGAAGGAAATTAAGTCTAAACAATAATCATAGGTGACCTATTCACCATTTTGTACTGTCAGCTAATAAAATTCTGCATTCTTTGTCCTAGGCCGGAAAGCATACATATTTCCATTTTTCACTGAACTTTATATGAAAATGTTATGGGTTTTGCAGGTAATTACTCCACATCCTCAAATTCCTGTACCATTACCTCAACCAACACCTATTCCATCAACTCTATCATCACCTTCTAGTGCTATTCCGTCAACTCAATCTAGCAGTTCTCTTTTCCCGTTGTTGAACTCTGTTTTACAAGCCAATATAATTCAAAGGGTACGTGTTTTCCATATGGTTATCCAGTCTTAGCTTACCAAGCGTGgttaaaaattttcatgtgCATTTTTTTCTCAACAGGaaagtattttgattttgatgaagCAAGTTGCTGCTGGTGACCCTACAGGTTTTAGCATTTAAAGCTCCTTTGGTTtccacatttttatttaatagttGATTTTGACCTTTTGTGTTTTCCCTCTCTCCAGCTAATCGTGCAGCTGATGGAGGAAGCACACAGGCACACACTTTTATGACAGAAAAATCTTTGGTAtgtaataatattctttttctttttatttccaaacttattatgatttttgtgtgaaaacttCCTAGCATTTTAAATCTTTGAATTGGCTAGTAGAAAATGCAT is a genomic window containing:
- the LOC107429583 gene encoding uncharacterized protein LOC107429583, producing MEKKKYPIGPEHYTLYEEVGQGVSASVHRALCKPFNEIVAIKILDFERDNCDLNNISREAQTMILVDHPNVLKSHCSFVSDHNLWVVMPYMAGGSCLHILKAAYPEGFEEVVIATVLREVLKGLEYLHHHGHIHRDVKAGNILMDSRGAVKLGDFGVSACLFDSGDRQRMRNTFVGTPCWMAPEVMEQLHGYDFKADIWSFGITALELAHGHAPFSKYPPMKVLLMTLQNAPPGLDYESDRKFSKSFKQMIASCLVKDPSKRPTAKKLLKHSFFKQARSNDYIARTLLEGLPALGDRIKALKRKEEDMLAQKKMPDGQKEELSQNEYKRGISGWNFNLEDVKAQASLIQDVDDPIGYNSNIGSSNSLSSLDVHEKQSMCQNFSQVADLEHNYVPQDQPAPVQLVDSTFYDAKSRCYKSDDEYSVASSSHEQLISQNSSPCNDEHVETNPDEKPDSENNGKFLEAMAVHSQQRRECSVGSSTSTEANQPNKGESDKLQGQPQTISNCHAAAVSQPVEDVLSEVSSRVSKATASSDEIDEKAKAPVVQQKGRFKVTSENVDIEKVVPAPILQKSHSMQVITPHPQIPVPLPQPTPIPSTLSSPSSAIPSTQSSSSLFPLLNSVLQANIIQRESILILMKQVAAGDPTANRAADGGSTQAHTFMTEKSLLEAAHEREKELLNEITDLQWRLICAQDELQKFKTENAKVNI